Proteins co-encoded in one Nicotiana sylvestris chromosome 7, ASM39365v2, whole genome shotgun sequence genomic window:
- the LOC138873935 gene encoding uncharacterized protein has protein sequence MAPKDEELTTFRTPKGIYCYKVMPFGLKNVGATYQRAMQNIFDDLLHKNVECYVDDLERSVGALLAQENSEGKENSLYYLSRMMTPNELNYSPIEKLCLALVFSIQKLKHYFQVHVVRLISKANPIKFVMSKPVLNHPIPDDWELTDELPDEDAMVIEVQSPWKMYFDGVAHRGGAGAGVVFITPQGEVLPNSFILTQLYSNNVVEYQALILGLEMAVDIKQLQLQVFGDSQLVVNQLLGSYEVKKPELCPYHDYAKKLMGWLGDMTIQHVPRKENKKPDALAALASSLALPDQAKSEEKDCRRRAPRFLYYKDTLYRRSFKGVLLRFLREEEALQALQEAHSGGLDVVGPLPKSYGGNLYILAATDYFSKWAEVVAIKESFDNRLMNKICDLFGFKQRNSSMYNVAANGLAEAFNKTLCNLLEKVISKSKRDWNDCMEEAIRAYRTVTTQTGGP, from the exons atggcaccaaaagatgaagagcttactacATTCCGTACTccaaagggtatttattgctacaaggtaatgccttttggatTGAAGAAcgttggtgctacttaccaaagggctatgcaaaatattttcgacgatcttctccacaagaatgtcgaatgctatgttgacgacttg gaaaggtctgttggagcactattggcccaagaaaatagtgaggggaaagaaaactctctttactacttgagcaggatgatgacaccaaacgagttgaattattcgccaattgaGAAGTTGTGTTtagcgctagtcttctcaattcaaaagttgaagcactactttcaagttCATGTTGTCCGTCTTATTTctaaagcaaatcccatcaagttcgtgatgtcaaaacctgttctta atcatccgatacctgatgactgggagctaactgatgaactacctgatgaggacgcaatGGTCATTGAAGTTCAATccccatggaagatgtactttgatggtgttgCGCATCGTGGGGGAGCTGGGGCTGGCGTAGTATTTATCACTCCCCAAGGTGAAGTCTTGCCCAACTCCTTCATCTTGACACAACTCTATTCCAACAATGTTGTTGagtatcaagcattaatacttgggcttgaaatggctgTTGATATaaagcaattgcaattgcaagtctttggtgactcccagttagtggtcaatcagcttttgggtagTTACGAGGTTAAGAAGCCTGAACTATGCCCATATCATGATTATGCTAAAAAGTTGATGGGGTGGCTCGGTGATATGACTAttcagcatgtgccaaggaaagaaaataagaagcctGATGCTTTAGCTGCTTTAGCTTCATCATTAGCCCTGCCTGATCAAGC aaaatccgaggagaaggactgtcgtcgtcgtgcacctcgcttcctttactacaaggatactctatacagaaggtcattcaagggagtactcttgcgattCCTAAGAGAAGAAGAAgctctccaagctttgcaagaggcacattctggg ggattggatgttgttggaccgcTGCCAAAGTCCTATGGTGGGaacctatacatcttggctgcaactgactacttctcaaaatgggctgaagttgttgctattaaggaa tcattcgataataggttgatgaacaagatttgtgatctttttggcttcaagcaacgtaactcttcaATGTACAATgttgccgccaatggtctagctgaggcattcaacaagactctatgcaacttgttagagaaagtcatctccaaatccaaacgagattggaatgactGTATGGAAGAAGCTATAAGGGCATATaggactgtcacgacccaaactggagggccatga
- the LOC138873936 gene encoding uncharacterized protein, with the protein MWIWVITRTTHRRPTQATPYSLIYGVEAVLPLERQIPSLRLAIQEGIIDEENTRLRLAELEALDEKRLEAQQIFKCYQARLSHAFNKRVRSRSFQVGDQVIVVQRPIITSHKPIGKFTSKWDGPYVVQEAYSSGAYKLVDAAGMRIGPINGKFLKKYYP; encoded by the coding sequence atgtggatatgggttatAACAAGGACGACTCACCGCAGGCCAACacaggcgactccttattcactcatttatggagtcgaagccgtcttgccacttgaacgtcaaataccttcgttacgactggctattcaagaagggatcattGATGAAGAAAATACTCGACTTCGGTTAGCAGAGTtggaagctcttgatgaaaagagattggaagctcaacagatttttaaatgttatcaagctcgattatctcacgccttcaataaaagagttcgctcgagatcctttcaagtaggagatcaagtcatTGTCGTAcaaagacccataattacttcccataaacctatagggaagttcacttcaaaatgggatgggccatatgtcgtacaagaagcttactcaagtggggcttacaagctggttgatgcagcTGGTATGAGGatcggccctatcaatggcaagtttttgaagaagtattatccttga